A segment of the Carya illinoinensis cultivar Pawnee chromosome 1, C.illinoinensisPawnee_v1, whole genome shotgun sequence genome:
TTACTTCTTAGGGAGGCACATGTTGCACAATTTCGGAGCAACAACAGACATTATTTGAGTTCCCAGGACGTGATTTTTCGGCCAGCCAATCGATGTATAAGTGGTTGGATGtctaaataatgattttttcttaaatatatatatatatatatatttatgtttttttttttttttatatatatatatctagctagGTCTATGATCATTAGAAACGAGGACCCTCAGCCGCTCAAAGAATGGGTTAGTACTAGCAGCAGATCTAGGACGCTGCAGCCTCCgattaaatgtataaaataaagatgaagatgCCGGAAGATcagaaggatatatatatatatatatatataattcaggAGAAGCAAAATGATACGAAGAGAATCATGATAAGGTCATATTTCTTGCTTTTAAGTTAAGAGAAAGCGTAGTaagtagtttatatatatggagTGGTAGTGATCAGATATAGATCATGATCAGTAAGATTAATGTATTAgaaatgatgttgttttattCATTAATTGTCAACTAAGTGACTAGCTTTGAGCTTTTCTACTGATTTCCTTCCCATATTCAAAAGGGTGAATGCAGCAATGCTCAGGcattattacttttattatgcCTTATTTCACGATCTTTTTGTCATAAAACTGAACCAGTCTTCTTtcacaatcttcttcttcttcttcttcttcttcttcttcattttgttaTGGGCCtttcataatctttttcaattctttgcTCTAGTTTTAGAAGTGAACGGTTACATAGCATTACCCATTGATATTTTGGGCCGGTTTGTCTCAAGCTCAAAAAATGAGCACAATTGGACACGTTTATGGACCATAAATCCTTGGTCTTCCGCCCCACGgctatttgtaatttgaaaaatcttcttgtcatccttacacttcacacactatatttattttaattttttttctataataaatatgtagtgtgtagatgataaatagaataatttaattagtttaataataataaaataaaataaaaaataaataaaataaaaaataatattttaatatataaaatgtatggtGTGGGATGATATATAGCATCCCTCTTTGTAATTTGTAAATGCTATTCAAAGTTCGAACCCAACTCGGAAAACCGGACCTATCGATCTCATCTCATAGAACTTTTCGTCCAGTACCTCCCCCAAAGGGCCCAAACACCCCAATCAAACCGtgaattttatatattctaagCGCGCccgcacaaaaaaaaaaaaaagaaaaaaaaaaaaagaaagacatgaGTTCCCTATAgatattttttagtttaaagATCCAACAAGCATTTACTCACCGACAATCTAATCTCCAacgtcataaggtccgtattaTGTACATATATAACATGGCAGAGGATACTGgatctttttttataaattggaATAAAGTAATAGTTTATTAATGTTACAGAATAAGACTGTCTAgtttagatataaaaaatattttattttatcttattattataaattttttaaatttttatataaaatataataaataatttaatatttttaaattttaaaataataataatattataataaaattttatttatttcatcttaatttattatccAAACTGCATCTAAGACAATTGATAGGTGGTGGTAGTTTGATTTGCATGATTTGATTTTCGTTGCTACAATACAACTTGAAGTGATCGATCTCCGggtattatttatctatatatactcTATAGAGAGGGGGATTAATGGATAACTAACAATGATTTTTACCGATTGCAGATGTTCGTGAAAGTTTGTTAGTTTGACGCGGAAAGTGACAAATTGAGatccaattatttatatatgtcaACCTAACAATCAATTACACTAGTTAGCTAGTGATCATCACAACAAGTTTGAACGTAAGGTGATATAAACATGTGGGTTTAGCTTAACAAGGTTGTATCTTGAATAGACTTCAGCTCTTAAACATTGTtccacaaaataatattaatttatctatccATTTTGCGTTATTTGTAAGCAACAGCCTATTAAATCTATCCCAATATTTGCACTTATAAAATTGAGGTCAATCATTAATTGCACGTTAAAACCATTAAGTCCACTTAATtcattctataaaaaaaaattaagagagatTTATCAAACATCAAATTCATGTGTAGTTTGGATAATAAAATGGTtttagttgaaagttgaataaaattattattaaaatattattattgtttgaaaaaattgaattatttattatattttgtatgaaaatttaaaaaaattataatgataagatgagataaaatgaaacattttattatatttaaacggAACTTAAGAATACAAAAGGGAATTAATTAGGATAATCTTATGAATAATAAAGGAATTAAGAAAACGTAGAAAATCAAAGAACGAATATGaaaggattaaaaaaatattaacgtTCCGTGacgatgaatttttttttaatgcattttcTCTCACTTGACTTGGTGCTGCACCGACCCTTAAGCATCCTCAGTTTAAAAAGGTTTTAGATCTCTCATGGGAGACAGCTAGCTGGCGGAGCTAGAACGGACATGCTGTATTCACAAGCAATCACATGCTGTTTTTGAGACCTCTACGTAATACAAAGATAACAGAGATCTAGATTTCTCTACAGGTATCCCCACTGCCAATGGGCGGTACGAAAGCTTTCCTTGTACGTACGTAGAACATGATCGATGGTCGCGCTTCACTACTCCAGATTGCTTTTTGTTGGAAGATTCCTTTTATTAGCTGTAAATGCTCCTTTGCCTTTCGTAAACTTCGTGTTCTCGAGCTCTGGGCTTCTTGTTAACATTAtccaatataaaataactattgttttcacccttttttttctttcggtcTTCAACTTTGATGCTCCTTCACCATCGCTAATTGTCAAAATGGCAAACCTAAAACTCATGTAGCctgtaaaaagtaaaatgtCAGAGACCTCGATCCCACCATTAATGCCTAGCTACTAATCTAATCGGGTCAAGATTTGCAAATGTGGGTGTAGTGTACCAATTAAGGGCGATAATGTAATGTGACTTTgctttttgtataaaattattgTTGCTAATTACTATTAGAGAAATGGACAAATGGTAGTGACAATTGATACCTATGGAAGTGGAGTCTGCTTGTAACGCATAAGAATAATCAATGGGCGACCATCATCATCATTGTAGTCagcgttttattttattatatgtgtgTGTTAGTAAATGTGTGATCAGCCAATGGTGGCAGTACAGAATTGATTAGGCTTAtctattattcttattattattattattttttaggaatCTTGGGTTTGtaatcatttaagtacatataAAGGAAGGTATGAGGCTTCCTTTCATGTCGTACCGACAAAGGGTGAAACACTGAAAACTATATCTCACTGAATTGCTATTTAGTGAATATCTCAAAACAGTATTTAAGCTTGACTTATCACGAAAATCTGTTCTAACAAAAATTGCATAAACCTCATGGGTTGTCTCAATTATTCAAGTTTAACAAATGAATTGAAAGTGAATGTTACACATGTTGATACTACCGCTAATGCGTCCCAAATATTGTCATAATTGCTTGATTAATCTACCTATATGATTATCTTGTTGATTTCTTCAATATTGAAGTTAACAGATTCTTCTATTTGTGATAAAGAATGTTGATCTATGCCGAGAGATTTTTCATAACGACATATCAAAGTGGGTCCATTTGAACTCTGATCATTCGTttgactttattttttaattttctttctctttttattaactttttcatatCCCATTCTGATGAAGTCGTGAATTGTAGCTAGGACATCGATCCCAAcccttttttagtttttaccgATCAGATTAACATAAAAAGGGAAAGTCATAAATTTCAAACGGGTGGCCAACCCAAGTCTAATACAATTTCGTAACACGCCATTAACTTTGACCCGGAAATGCATGCAGCTCATTGCTTACTGACAGGTGTAAACGAAAGTTGTTTGTTTTTGCTGAAACCATAGGAAAATATGAGATGAGCTGGTttaaagaaagcaaaagaaaagtaTTCCGTATTCGTTCCTTGAACAAGGCGTGTCCAACACCGTTACAATGTAGGCACTTTTGACGGGACAACCGCAACTGTGGGCCCTGCTGTTTCGGTACCTTCTACGTAAAAAAATACCAACCAACCAATTACCTATCAAACAAGCAGACAAACAGAGCTAAGTTGAAGTTACATTACATGCAggcagcagagagagagagagagagagagagagagagagagagagatcaggaCTCAAGGACAGAGCTCCACTCCATCGTCGATTCCCCCTTTGTAGCTGACGCGTGACGCCCTTAACCTTAATTAGAAGTTTATTTGGCTTATCCACTACCACTAGTGGTTCTCGCATGTCCTCCTGCACTTTCTGCCTCTCCCTCCACACCCTCATCCCCTCAACGTCAAGTACTCCCATGCATGCCTATTTAGCTCCATCTGTCACACTTTCCCCcatcaatttctttctttctttctttctttattcgtactttataaattaaataataaaaatagtcttATTCAGAGTTTGCTTTTAATTAGCTCCATATgtgatataattatatatttgaataatgcAAATTGGAAGATGACAAAAAAAAGACAGAGAAGAAGCTcgagattaaaatattatgggTGTGACATCTTTAACCGTAGAGCTCTCTGCGCAGATTGTACAAACATGGTCAAGCAGGCGGCTGCCGGTGTAATGAATCTTTTAGTTGCTTTATCTCATTTTTACCTGCATCGATCGTACGTGGcttgttatttcttttattttttttttttcatattttttttttccttttatcaaTAATCTGCCAACCTACTGATATAAATCGTACAACAATGCACTTTATATTTCTCAATACAACTCTATTTACGATTGTACCTGTCTTTTACAGCTACGTCACAATGTGACCCGCGCCTCACTTCAGCCGCCCCCTCAGCCAAGGAATTAAAGAATAATGCTAAGTAAaagtaaatagataaattttatataatttttttaaaaaaacaaatataactcactaataaataataattttttacactCTTTTTAAATaggatctattttttttataaaaacttgagtgaaatttatttacttaaaatttatacaattatttctcatgaaaattaaaaaaaaaactaatttcataaattatttatatggaTTCCATCCAAGTGTTTTAACTATTATaggtattttcttttatttttcattctcttgaatacttttacttttttatttttataagtcatATCTAAAAAGTCGAGTCttttatatacaataaatatttaattgggCTCTATATTGCTTCCTAACCAAACTGTTCTTAGATTCAACAAGAAACACGTTCCTTGTCAGAATTAAAGATTCTAAATATACTCAAAACGCTTTGAAAGAGAGatccaattaaataaaattcaaagatGAAGTTGAGAGCAGCAGTACATGATCATTAATATCCTCTTACCTACTATGTACGTAATATGTATCCCTCATCACGAAcagtttttatttcatttttttccaacaatcataaactcaaaaaaaaattaaccaatTATAACTGTTATTTATattgaaaaagataaatattttaatcataaaaatattttataaaattaaattaacaatTGAAgtgatttataaatataatatgttagattataaatttatttttgatataaattatatttaatttattatacgaAGTTATATTTTacgaatttatttttatgttttttcaaaataattatagcaAGTCTcagtcaaaataaataaaaacccaaaCCCTATATATTGGTATGTCCAAATTGgacatagaatttttaaaaggaaaaacagaacacgtaaataaactaaaaagaaaaaaagaaaaaaaaaaaggcatatcAGGATATACCTATACCCTACAAAATTATATcctatctattttttcttatccCCAAGAAAAATTGTAGAAATCTCTTAAAGTTTCGTACCGCCAGCGAGCCCTCCACGTGGCAGAGCCTATCCTCTggaataataaataacaaaggGTTGAGAACTAGTCTAAAAAAGGAGTGGAgattgttcaaaaaaaaaaaaaaaaaaaaaaaaggacagtgGAGATGGGGGAGGGGTTTTACATCAATGACATGCTACCGGCTGGTCCGGTTGTGTGGCCCAGAAGCTATAGGATAATGCGGGTACAATTTATTTAAAGGGGTTTAAGCCACTGTTCTGCGTGGTTTTTCTTTCTATACGGGGTTTTTCTGAgggtaaaaaaaacaaaaaaagaaaaaaaagagaggaaattttagagagggagggagagggagaaatGAGAGAATTTGAAGTGTTTTCATTTGAATTTGCATAGATCTTCTTGCATTTGCGGCAAATCTCTGATcttgatattttcttcttcttcggaATTGTGTTTTTTCCATGAAAACTGCTGTCGATGGAAATTCTGGTCTCTGAACGTAATTTAGATGGATTCTAAACCGGAGATCTTTTTCCAGGAGGTGAGTTAATTGGTGTTTATGGATTTTTTGATGTTATATACGTTGAATTCGGGGTCTTTTTGTTGTGATCGCGTAGTTTCGGGTTTCCATGGGatgttattttgttgaatttcgCGGAAACTCTGTTGTATCTTTGCTTAATGTGATGAATTTTTTTGTGGGAGATTGGATTCGATAGTAAATTGGAAATTCTAAGCAATTTGGTCCTAAGGAATTGTTTCGGATTCGAAATTAGGTGGGGGATCGGATCGGATCGGAACGTGAAAGTTTTGTTCTGTTTGGTGGTGTTGAATTGGAATTCTGCGTTTTACAGAATCTGTATTTTCTGAGAGAATTCCCTTTGATACGTTTTGGCTGATAATGCGTTGTTGTAAAGCAAACAGAGGTTGAAAATGGTAATTGGCTAGTTTAATGTCGACTTTACTCTTTTAATATGATGCACCTAGTCGCGGGTATTAAATTTATAACGTTTTCCTTGATTTGGAATCCCTATGTCGTGCAATTTGCAACCCTGGAATTTGTTTCCTGGATTTcgattttataagatttgtgtCATTTTTAATTCATTGCTATATTCGGCAACCGACGTGAATTTGGAATTGGGGTCCCTTTTTTCCCTGATGAAAGGGTGGTCCAGTTTTATGcattgaaatttttgttttctttctttcttttgttttttttatacagGGATGGGGGTTGGAACTTAGTTCTCCTATTTAGAGATCAGGCCTTATGCCATGCTATCCAAAGGACCTTGGCacattagaattttttttaaactgtcaGAGATCCGTTTTGGTCTCTATTTTCGGTTTTAGGATCTGGAAATTGATTTGAAAATTACTGCATGTTGATCTATTATGGGGTCATTTGGTTGCTAAGAAACTACTGAGacacaaatctctctctctctctctctctctctctctctctctctctctctctctctctctctctctctctcacacacacacacacacacacacacacactctgcaGCAAAAGTACTGGTAACCTTAATTTTACTGATTTAAGTTAATTGTGTgccttttttttgggggggcaGGAGAGGCGGGGGGGATTATGCCAATACTGTAGTGTACCTGACTGCTTTAGGTGGTAAAAAATGTTTCACTATTTTAGTGCTTGTGAGCAAGCATTCAATCAAAGTACGATTTATCTTGTCATGGTTATTGGTAGGATTCCAGGATTTGACTCGTTTTAATGTTTTTCCTAGAACTAATTAACGAGAATTCCAGAATTCCATAATAATGGGTCTTTTTTTGATGATTTGATGGCAGTGAGAAGGATCTGGGTGGTgatgcttgtttgtgtttgatgAGTTCTTGTTGCCATGTATGTCTAAGATATGGTGTTTAAGAAGAGGCTAGATCATGGATTTAATGGCTTCCGGGTCCCCGCTATACCTAGAGCTCCCAGATCTGTTAGAGTAagtatttttcacaattattatttctctGGTGTTTCCGGTATTATATGAGCTGAATTCTGGTTCCAACTCTACAAATCTTGGTTATTGGTTTCAGAGGAGGGGTCTGTGTAAGAAAGTTGAGGATAGTCAAATCTGTGCATTTGAATTACTGGCTTCTATAGCTGGCAAGTTATTGCAGGAAAGTGAAAGTTCTGCTTCTAGTAATGCGTCTGAAGGAAATGATCACCTTGCCACTGGCAAAGGTGCTGTTAAACAGGAACAACAAGATGAGGGAAAATCATTCAAGGCAGGGTGGATCTATCAGGGAAGTTGCGGAGAAGGTTCTTTTGCCTCTGAGATGGCATCGCAAAACATCAGTCACAAGTGCATCCTGAAGGAAATTTCACATGCTGATAGTGATGAGGTTTTGGAACGTAATTCCGTTTTTAATAATTCTGATTGCTCACAGAAAGTCGGTATCAATGTGACCGACTTTGGAAAGATCTCTAGTAAGGTAGAGGGAGGCTCCACACATTTTGGGGAGTCTTTTGACGGTAATGTAAATGAAATTGAAAGACTGAATGAGTTTCGGGGGTTTAAAACTGAAGGTGCTAATACATGTAGTTCGAAGGATTCAATGGAATTGTGTCTGAAATCTCCCACAGTGATAAAATCTGACAGCAATGTTGAATTGCCATTGTGCCAGGACCCGGCACCTGATACTTGTTTTTCCAGGTATAGGAATGATGATAAGTTAGGTAGTAGAGATGATGATGAAAATTTTTCCAGGTGCTTTAAACCTAGCACCAAGGCAAAGGCGTTTAGGTCTCCACCACGTGTTGCAAACCGAAGAATAAGGAAACTACTTACTTCCAGATACTGGAAAGCAGCTCCAAAATTGAAGGATTGTGAACTTTCTAGAACTGGTAAGCAGCTCATAAATTGTCTGGCCATAGTAtgcctcatatatatatatatatatatatatatatatatctcatgcTTGTGTTTTAAGCATATTTGGTCATTACTTCTAGTTCTCATTAATGAAATTCATGATTTCTGCATTTGTAGATGGGGGATTAAAACAGTTTTATCGCAAGAGGAAACCCTGTTGCAACCGTCAGCGTGATGTGCTCTTTAAGAGGAGGAAAATGTTTGACCAAAGCTCGGTAGTGATTTCTGATGGTGGGTTCAGTTGTGAAAGTGTTTCTAATTCGCCTGAGAAATGCATGACTGAAGATAAGAACGACACAGCTGCAATGTTGAATGGAGGTCTTTGTCTGCCTTATTAATCAGTCTTTCCTAATGCTGTTGTGATTTGGGTTTTTGTGGTTTTCAATTCTGGCACTTAATAATGTAGTTATTTTGTGCAGCAAATGGGGTATCATCTTCAGTTCTTGGTCATCAAGCTCCCTTCCATTCCAAGGGTTCTCATGGTATTAGAGTGTCTGAGTGTGTGATGTACATTcactcttttcattttatttcttcttgcatCCAAGAGGTTCTTACGTGTTTATGTTTCTCTGTGCAGTGAAGTTTAGCATCAAGTCCTTCAGGGTGCCAGAGCTTTTTATTGATGTCCCAGAAACTACCACTGTTGGTTCATTGAAGGTATAAAAAAGTTGggactttgttttcttttggcaCTAATATTCTATTTAACAGTTTGAATAGAGAAGTATATTGTCGAGGCTGCAAACTACAATGACCACAACTTACTTTTTTTAAGACCCTCCTTCAATTTTGCTTCCCCCCACAACTAAATTAGGTTATATGTTAAAGTCCCCTGGAAAACAATTTCATAAATGGTTTGCAgatctatcattttttattgtttaacaTTCCCTTGTAGTCCCCATGACTCTTTTCTTATTGATGGGGATAATTGCTTGTCTGTTGCAGCAGGATTATGTTGTCTTCGGTTTGTTGTTGCCTAGTGATTTCCTTGCTTTCTGCATATATTATGGCATTCTTTGAACTTCTTGTAGAGGACTGTTATGGAGGCAGTAACTGCTGTACTTGGAGGTGGATTACGTGTTGGGGTTCTTCTTCAAGGGAAGAAGGTTAGGGATGATAACAGAACACTAATGCAGACGGGAATTTCTCATAAAGACAATATGGATTCTCTGGGTTTCACATTGGAGCCCAGTACTGTGCAAATTCCTCCACCATTGTGCTCTAGCGATCCTCCTCCTCTGATACCGTGTGACCCTTCTCAACTTTTAACCAGGTAATTCAAATGttctttacatttttcaaaaccccaCGTGGTCATCAATTCTGCTTTTCTCTTGCTtaatttgtttcttcttctttttccttattTATAACTACCCCCTCCTAAGGTCCATTTAACTCAAACCAGCAGTACAAAGCACCCCTTTAGGGACCGCTGATTGTTGTAATGGTAAAAGTCTTCAACTGCCAAGAATTGACACTTCATATGAACATACCAAAGGCAAAGGATAGGGCCGTATCTAAGCCATCACTCTCAGGACCCCCCTTAGATTGGTACCCATTTTTGGATATCAATCTGTATATCTTATATGCATTTAAGTGGGTTAAACATTCCAGATAAACTAGAATTTGCATGCGTTTATCATTTTGTAGATTGAAAAGGAccaggaaatttttttttttttttattagttctCAAGTTTTGATTGAGCAGGTTCCAATAATTGTcttttaattcatattttgatAATGAAATCAGCTTAAGCTGTGGTAATTTTAAATGCATCGAGATTTCTGGTCTGGTTTCCACTCTTATCAAATTGAGAAACattgttttttaataatgcATTTTGAGCTATTTTTTACTGTAGCTAATATTATATTGCTGTGTTTCCAGATCCCCAGAAAATCCTGCTGTAGAGATCTCTGATCCGTTAACTGACCCTCCTCCACTAACCAATTTGGGAAACCATGTTGAGAGTAATGACAATACAGTTTCCTCCCATATTGACACAACTGACAAAACAGAGCCGGATTCCAAAGCTTTAGTCGCTCTCCCAGCAATGAGCATGGAGGCACTGGCTGTGGTTCCCTT
Coding sequences within it:
- the LOC122291119 gene encoding telomere repeat-binding protein 4 — protein: MVFKKRLDHGFNGFRVPAIPRAPRSVRRRGLCKKVEDSQICAFELLASIAGKLLQESESSASSNASEGNDHLATGKGAVKQEQQDEGKSFKAGWIYQGSCGEGSFASEMASQNISHKCILKEISHADSDEVLERNSVFNNSDCSQKVGINVTDFGKISSKVEGGSTHFGESFDGNVNEIERLNEFRGFKTEGANTCSSKDSMELCLKSPTVIKSDSNVELPLCQDPAPDTCFSRYRNDDKLGSRDDDENFSRCFKPSTKAKAFRSPPRVANRRIRKLLTSRYWKAAPKLKDCELSRTDGGLKQFYRKRKPCCNRQRDVLFKRRKMFDQSSVVISDGGFSCESVSNSPEKCMTEDKNDTAAMLNGANGVSSSVLGHQAPFHSKGSHVKFSIKSFRVPELFIDVPETTTVGSLKRTVMEAVTAVLGGGLRVGVLLQGKKVRDDNRTLMQTGISHKDNMDSLGFTLEPSTVQIPPPLCSSDPPPLIPCDPSQLLTRSPENPAVEISDPLTDPPPLTNLGNHVESNDNTVSSHIDTTDKTEPDSKALVALPAMSMEALAVVPLNEKTRHSEIVQRRTRRPFSVSEVEALVHAVEELGTGRWRDVKLRSFENADHRTYVDLKDKWKTLVHTARISPQQRRGEPVPQELLDRVLAAHAYWSQHPVKQHGKHQAGTLKIMETPAADDNGVEGI